CGTACATGTTGAGCAGGCTGAAACTGTTCTTCGGAATGTTCAACAGCCTTGTGCCCGATTCAAGCATGTTGTCTTTGGTCACTTCAGCGTCGACGTAGGCGTAACCGCCGATAACACGCCATTCAGGCGTAACGTTTCCCGCGACGTTGATGTCCAGCCCCCGACTGCGCACTTGGCCTGCCGCAACGCTGAAGGTTGAGTCGACCGGGTCTGTAGTCAGCACGTTACGCTTCTCGATCTGATAGATCGCGGCATCGACGCTGAGCTGGCGATCCAGCGCTTCCCATTTGACGCCAATCTCATAGGACTTGCCCTTTTCCGGTTCAAAGCCGCCGCCTTGACGACTCGCACCGGTGTTGGGCTTGAACGAGCGAGCAGTGTCGGCGTAGACCGCGATGGTGTTCGTCAGGTCGTAGATCAGGCCCACGCGAGGTGTCACCGCGTTGTCGCTCGCCTCCCAGCTTTTCGCACCTGCCACGTAAGTGTCGTAGTCATGCTCGAAACGCTCGAACCGCGCTCCCCCCAACAACCTCAAGCGCTCGGTAAGGGCCACTTGATCTTGCACGAAGGCCGCATAGGTTTTGAGATTTTCCTGGTCGTGGGTGGGTGTGCGGGTCAACGCAGGTCGCGGCTGACCGTAAACCGGATTGAAGATGTCGATCGGATACGCGCTCACCGCGCCACTGGAACGTTGAATGATTGATTTGTAATCGTAGTCCTCGACCTCCACCCCGGTCAGCAAGGTATGGTCGAAGCCCATCGTCGAGAAGTGGCCGGTCAGGTTCAGCTGCGTGTCCTTGTCTGTCCACTCAAGCTTGCGGTAGTTGAAGTTGCGACCAAGGGTGCGACCGTCCGCAGCCACGCCATTGGCTTCAATCGCGTTACCTTCCAAGGTACCGTCCAACCACTGGAAGCCGCCGGCCAGTGTCCAGTTTTCGTTGAGCAGGTGCTCGAAACGTAATTGCGCCACGTTGTTGTCGTTGTGCAGCTTGCCGGCATCTTTCTCGCCAAAAAAGGTGTCCCGAGAAGCTGTGCCGATCTGGTTGGCGTAACGCGTAACGCCGCGATCCAGCGGGTGATTGTTACGCATGAAATCGCCCTCGAAAACGATCTTGGTGTCATCGGATGCTTGCCAGCTCAGGACTGGCGTGACGCCGTACCGCTCGGTTTCGACGTGATCCCTGAACGTATCACCTTCCTCTCCTATCAGGTTCAGCCGGTACGCCAACCGACCTTCATCGTCTAGCGGGCCAGACGCATCCAGGGTGCCACGGTTCATCCCCTGATCATCGAGCTGACTGCCCAGGGTCACGGTGCGCTCGGCAGTGGGCTGCTTGGATACTACGTTGAAAGTGCCGCCTGGATCGCCGCGGCCATACAAGGTCGTGGCCGGGCCACGGATGACCTCAAGACGTTCGATGGAGTTAGCGTCGGGCATATTGGGGTAGCCTCGATTGATCGGGAACCCGTTGCGATAGAACTCTCCCGTGGTGAAGCCACGTACAGTAAAGGTTGTGAGGCCTTGTCCTCCAAAATTGTTGGCCCTGCCAACACCACCTGCGTAGTCCAGCGCATCCTGCAGCCGCGTCGCACCCAGATCTTCAACTACATCCTTAGACACGACACTGATCGATTGCGGCGTTTCATGGATTGAGGTGTCGGTACGGGTGGCACTGGCCGAGCGAATGGCGTGATATCCATTCACCGGGCCGAGGGCCGACTCATAATCTGGGGTACCCACAATGTCTGTCGCCTCCAACTCCACACTGTGGGTTAAGACGGGAATCTCTTCAGCCCATGAAGAAGGAGAGCAAGCCTGGAGCACACAAAGGGAGAGCAACGTACGGCGCATCGACGGGAAGCCTTAGCTAGGAGAAAGACATGTTGGCGTCCATGCCAAATTAGTGCGAATGATATTTGATAAGCCTCGGTAATGATATGTATTGCTATTCGTCAGCTTCCGATTCGTACGGCAGGTGCCGCTTAGCGCGCTCGAAATCCTGCGCGGCGCTACATGCATCGGAATCTACGCTTCCTCCGAGCCGGCAACAGGCGAGTTCTGCGCCCAGTGTGGTTCGACTGTGTTCTCGTCGATCACAAGGCGAGTCTGCCAACTGAATGTCGATAGCGCTGGGCACGCTTGATACACCTTTCCTGCCTCAAACGCAGACGCACGTTCATATCGAATCAGCAGCCCGCTGCTAGACGCCATCCAATTCATGTCCTCAGGTTGACTGACCGCTCTGGGTCGACTGCTGTCCTTCTTCCACGAAGGGCATGCCAGACCTCCACCAGCGGAGGCAATGACATGAAGGCAAAAACCACTTCCCCATATCAGCCTTGGAATAAAGGCAAACTGGTCGGTCAGAAATCACCGCTCCGCCTGCGTGACATCTGGGGCATCAGGATCAGACTTGAGCTTGCCCAACGTAAGGGGTCTCGCCCTTTTCGATTTAGCAATCGACAGCAAGCTCCGTGCATGCGATTTGAAGAAGCTACGTGTCCGTGATGTCGCGCACGGAAATAATGTTGCTGCCAGGGCGATGGTAATGCAGCGAAAGACACAACGGCCCGTCCAATTCGAGATCACTGCGCAAACGCGACTCGCCGTGGAAGTATGGGTACAACAGGCTCGACTTAGAAATGAGGACTACCTGTTTCCAAGTCGGTTAAAAACTTCGGAGCACCTTTCCACGCGCCAATACTTACGTATCGTCAAAGCTTGGGTTTCTTCCATCGGTCTCAACCCAGTGCCGTATGGCCCCCATACGATGCGCCGTACAAAAGCTTCGCTGATCTATCGCAGAAAAAAAACCTCAGAGCCGTACAGATCCTTCTTGGCCACACCAAGCTGGAAAGCACGGTCAGGCATCTTGGCATCGAAGTGGACGACGCACGCGAGATGGCCGAGCAGACTGAGGTTTGACTACTCAACGGCGATGGGACAGTTTCCCCGTCGCTGTCGGCGAAAAGCAGCCGCTCGGTACTGAGCTCAATTGTCGAAAGCGGCAGTGTGAAGACCTCGTCACAGTTGCCCTTCTGCTTCGTCAGAACGCATGCATTAATCGACCTCCTTACCCACGCACATCTGACTGATTAATCTGGCGTCACTTAGCAGATCCATAGCCATGACGGTCTTACTCAACTTTGCAGCGGCATCGCTACCCATTGCCTTGGCCGCATTGTGCTGGAACTTGGTCATGATGCTTTCCAGTGGCGCGGGTTTATCGGAAGTCCTGCCATAGGGGCTGTGCAACTGCAACGAAAAGCATTGTCCGTCACGCAGCTCGATGCGCAGGTGCGTCAGATAATTACCCGGTTCGGCTATCGATGGCGTCGGATGGGGTGCTGCGTGGATTAGCTGCATCAGAGCGAACGCTGCACTGTCGTTAACGGCGCTCTGGCCGAAGCTGTCCAGCACGATATGGCCGTCGAGCAGCGCGCGCGCGAGGCAATATTGGACGCTGAACTTGGCGTCCAGGCCATTTCGCAGCTGCGGCCGGTTGACATGGGTCAAGCGCAGAGGATGTATGAGCACTTCAATGCTGGAAACGTCCTGTGGGGCGAAACCGTGCTCATTGCGAAGGGTGAACAGTGCATCCAGGGCGGCATGGGTACTGTCGCAGCAGGGATACAGCTTGATACCGATGCCTGGCTCGACGATATCCAAGGGGCTTGCCCAATGCTCCAGTGCAAGATGGGGCCTGTAGGTTCCCGCGCCGTTGAAAACCTCGAAGAAGCCTTGGCGATGCTCCAAAGCATCCAGGCTTGCAGTAAAGCCGCCCTCGGCCAGGAGGGCTGCCATCAGGCCGTTTCTGGCGGCGTGCCCCACATGATAGGGTTTGGTCATAGTGCCAAAATTAGCTTTCACACCCGAGGCCAGGGACACGCAAAGTGCCAAGGCTGATGCTGTCCTCGCCTCGTCCAGCCCGAGCAGTTTGGCGCTGGCCGCCGCCGCACCGAACACCCCCAGCGTCGCCGTGGGATGCCAGCCTTTATCGTAATGATGGAAGTTTACGCTACGCGCCAGCCGCGTTTGCGTTT
The DNA window shown above is from Pseudomonas sp. BSw22131 and carries:
- a CDS encoding TonB-dependent siderophore receptor — its product is MRRTLLSLCVLQACSPSSWAEEIPVLTHSVELEATDIVGTPDYESALGPVNGYHAIRSASATRTDTSIHETPQSISVVSKDVVEDLGATRLQDALDYAGGVGRANNFGGQGLTTFTVRGFTTGEFYRNGFPINRGYPNMPDANSIERLEVIRGPATTLYGRGDPGGTFNVVSKQPTAERTVTLGSQLDDQGMNRGTLDASGPLDDEGRLAYRLNLIGEEGDTFRDHVETERYGVTPVLSWQASDDTKIVFEGDFMRNNHPLDRGVTRYANQIGTASRDTFFGEKDAGKLHNDNNVAQLRFEHLLNENWTLAGGFQWLDGTLEGNAIEANGVAADGRTLGRNFNYRKLEWTDKDTQLNLTGHFSTMGFDHTLLTGVEVEDYDYKSIIQRSSGAVSAYPIDIFNPVYGQPRPALTRTPTHDQENLKTYAAFVQDQVALTERLRLLGGARFERFEHDYDTYVAGAKSWEASDNAVTPRVGLIYDLTNTIAVYADTARSFKPNTGASRQGGGFEPEKGKSYEIGVKWEALDRQLSVDAAIYQIEKRNVLTTDPVDSTFSVAAGQVRSRGLDINVAGNVTPEWRVIGGYAYVDAEVTKDNMLESGTRLLNIPKNSFSLLNMYEFQDGAMKGLGLGVGGKYVGERAGQTANTAFTMGSYAVVDLLTYYKVNDKIRLNLDVRNLFDRDYEEGAFGNVYAYPGEPRTVQVGVSYTL
- a CDS encoding MmgE/PrpD family protein yields the protein MNAKISILDTLGCALAGAREPVVQTLLRTPGLNTIGAVPVWGRSEKLEPLCAALVNGAAAHALDFDDVNIAMGGHPTAPLIPALLALAASRECTGQQLLLAYIAGFETQTRLARSVNFHHYDKGWHPTATLGVFGAAAASAKLLGLDEARTASALALCVSLASGVKANFGTMTKPYHVGHAARNGLMAALLAEGGFTASLDALEHRQGFFEVFNGAGTYRPHLALEHWASPLDIVEPGIGIKLYPCCDSTHAALDALFTLRNEHGFAPQDVSSIEVLIHPLRLTHVNRPQLRNGLDAKFSVQYCLARALLDGHIVLDSFGQSAVNDSAAFALMQLIHAAPHPTPSIAEPGNYLTHLRIELRDGQCFSLQLHSPYGRTSDKPAPLESIMTKFQHNAAKAMGSDAAAKLSKTVMAMDLLSDARLISQMCVGKEVD